One Xiphophorus maculatus strain JP 163 A chromosome 9, X_maculatus-5.0-male, whole genome shotgun sequence DNA segment encodes these proteins:
- the tor3a gene encoding torsin-3A has translation MFVRWLLPLICALSAEADIFPLDSISNVSTYYFNYFYCNIWEGECQPHQDDATQQVPVGDLWPGFPQDYTSLLHQWYCSLGQCCESGDCRITNNITGLAKDLQTKLHGQHLVQSVVLKAIQGFINNPESNKPLTLSFHGWTGTGKNFVARIISDNLYRDGVKSECVRLFIAPFHFPHARLLDTYKGQLREAIRDLVLRCPQTLFIFDEAEKLHPGLIDAIKPYMDHYDNVDGVSYRRAIFIFLSNIGGATINDVALDFWHSGQNREDIGMEDLEHRLRAETLETQGGFAQSELMADHLIDFFVPFLPLEYRHVKLCARDAYTARGLEADEATLDEVAKAMLYVPKEERLFSAQGCKSIPQRINFFLP, from the exons ATGTTTGTGCGCTGGCTGCTGCCTCTGATCTGCGCTCTGTCCGCAGAGGCCGACATCTTCCCCCTCGATAGCATTAGCAACGTCTCCACTTACTATTTCAACTACTTCTACTGCAACATCTGGGAGGGGGAGTGTCAGCCCCACCAGGATGATGCCACACAGCAAG TTCCTGTCGGGGACCTCTGGCCAGGCTTTCCTCAGGACTACACCAGCCTGCTGCATCAGTGGTACTGTAGCCTGGGCCAGTGCTGTGAGTCTGGAGACTGCAGGATAACCAACAACATCACAG GTTTGGCCAAGGACCTGCAGACGAAGCTCCACGGCCAACATCTGGTCCAGTCCGTGGTTCTTAAAGCCATCCAGGGTTTCATCAACAACCCAGAGTCCAACAAGCCTCTAACACTCTCCTTCCACGGTTGGACCGGAACCGGCAAGAACTTTGTGGCCCGCATCATCTCTGACAACCTGTACCGGGACGGGGTGAAGAGCGAGTGCGTCCGTTTGTTTATCGCCCCGTTCCACTTCCCCCATGCCAGACTGCTGGACACGTACAAG GGTCAGCTGAGGGAAGCCATCCGAGATTTGGTGCTGCGCTGCCCACAGACTCTGTTCATCTTCGACGAGGCTGAGAAGCTCCACCCGGGCCTCATCGATGCCATCAAGCCCTACATGGATCACTATGACAACGTGGATGGGGTCAGCTACCGGAGAGccatcttcatcttcctcag CAACATAGGCGGTGCAACGATAAATGATGTGGCGCTGGACTTCTGGCACTCGGGTCAGAATCGTGAGGACATTGGTATGGAGGACCTGGAGCATCGGCTTAGAGCTGAAACTCTGGAGACCCAAG GGGGCTTTGCTCAGAGTGAGCTGATGGCGGACCACCTGATTGACTTCTTTGTGCCTTTTCTGCCTCTGGAGTACCGTCACGTGAAGCTGTGCGCGCGAGATGCCTACACAGCGCGAGGTCTGGAGGCAGATGAAGCAACACTGGATGAGGTGGCCAAGGCAATGCTGTACGTTCCCAAAGAGGAGAGACTCTTCTCAGCCCAAGGATGCAAGTCCATCCCGCAGAGGATCAACTTCTTTCTCCCCtag